One segment of Carya illinoinensis cultivar Pawnee chromosome 1, C.illinoinensisPawnee_v1, whole genome shotgun sequence DNA contains the following:
- the LOC122318108 gene encoding zinc finger CCHC domain-containing protein 10-like, whose protein sequence is MSSKKEEKAQAAAERIKAATLSAAKGLSRAQAERAAAAAARNVNAYGQKEEGPSRWQEKREAKRQMYLNSTEKAVRLGERKDLKITMSTISGVPSQCQKCFQSGHWTYECKNERVYISRPSRTQQLKNPKLRMRASISLDVDNPDVKEKAEKSSKKSKRKYQSVSDSGSDSEASVFETDSGTSSVTESDSSSDESSSGYSSSDSEEERRQRRKKKKQKRGRRRRDSSSSEESEEESSDSSESDSGDRRSHRKSKRHGRRR, encoded by the coding sequence ATGTCAAGTAAGAAGGAAGAGAAAGCCCAGGCTGCAGCTGAAAGAATCAAGGCAGCAACCTTGAGTGCTGCGAAGGGTCTTAGTCGTGCTCAGGCTGAAAGGGCAGCAGCAGCTGCTGCCCGAAATGTTAATGCTTATGGGCAAAAGGAAGAAGGACCTAGCAGATGGCAGGAGAAAAGGGAAGCTAAGAGACAGATGTATCTGAATAGTACTGAAAAGGCTGTGAGATTAGGTGAAAGAAAAGACCTTAAGATCACTATGTCTACTATTTCGGGGGTGCCTTCACAATGCCAGAAGTGTTTCCAGAGTGGGCATTGGACATATGAATGCAAAAATGAACGAGTTTACATCTCTCGACCTTCTCGGACTCAGCAGCTCAAGAACCCCAAACTGAGGATGAGAGCATCAATCTCTCTTGATGTAGATAATCCAGACGTCAAGGAGAAGGCTGAAAAGAGCtcaaagaaaagcaaaaggaaGTATCAGTCAGTTTCTGATTCTGGCAGTGATAGTGAGGCCTCAGTTTTCGAGACTGATAGTGGGACATCATCAGTTACAGAATCGGATTCTTCTTCAGATGAGAGTAGCTCTGGTTATAGTTCATCTGATTCAGAAGAGGAGAGGAGGCAGCgtaggaagaaaaagaagcagaAGAGGGGGAGGCGTAGGAGGGACAGCAGTTCTTCTGAAGAATCAGAAGAAGAGTCTTCTGATTCTTCAGAGTCTGATTCTGGTGATAGGAGAAGTCACAGGAAGAGCAAGAGGCATGGTCGAAGGCGCTAA
- the LOC122318090 gene encoding DNA-directed RNA polymerases II, IV and V subunit 9A, which produces MSTMKFCRECNNILYPKEDKEQKILLYACRNCDHQEVADNNCVYRNEIHHAVGERTQVLQDVAADPTLPRTKAVRCTQCNHGEAVFFQATARGEEGMTLFFVCCNPNCGHRWRD; this is translated from the exons ATGAGTACCATGAAATTTTGCCGCGAATG caacaatattctctACCCTAAGGAAGATAAGGAGCAGAAGATCCTCCTCTACGCGTGCCGCAACTGCGATCACCAG GAGGTTGCTGATAACAACTGTGTCTATAGAAACGAGATACACCATGCTGTTGGAGAGCGCACTCAAGTGTTACAGGATGTGGCTGCTGATCCAACTCTTCCTCGCACTAAAGCTGTTCGCTGTACTCAATGCAACCATGGTGAAGCTGTTTTCTTCCAG GCCACTGCTAGAGGGGAGGAGGGCATGACGCTGTTTTTTGTCTGCTGTAACCCAAACTGTGGCCACCGGTGGagagattag